In the genome of Fervidobacterium nodosum Rt17-B1, the window CATTACAGTTCTCATTCTCGTATATCGTAACTAAAAGTCCCTCTATTTCTTCGTCGCTGATTGTTTCCCCTGTTACCTTTGTTGAGTAGCCTTTGCATCTTCTTTTGCTCTTTCCCTTTATCCAATCTATTGAAAAGAACGTTCGTGTTGTTGCGTAAAATGTGCTTGAACTCATTTGAAACTTCCCTAAAAGATATCTTAGGCATACTCCAATTCTCTTGTACTTCAAACTTATTAACAATTCTCCAACATTTGTCGATTTTACTTTTGTTGATTCTCTTTCTTGCTGTTTGTTTTTTTTAATAACTCTATTTGGTCTAATGCTATCCTCAATTGTACTTCCTTCTCGAGCAGTATCTTCTCGTAGTATTCAAGTTTCCGTTTCAAGGCAATTGTGTCGTTCGGATTGGTTGAATCGTCTCTCCGAACACCTGCCGATTCAAAGATGAATGGCGGTATCTTTGAATAATCTGATATGATTGATCCCGGCCTTCCTCTGCTGACATTGAATACTGAATCATCGTATCCTGATTCCTTGTAATTCTTCAACCATCTGAAGAATATGCTGGGAGAGATTGAATATTTCTCACAAATCTGCGCTTGTGACTTATCACCGTTAAGATATTCCTTGACGACAGTAAGTTTGAACTCTGGAGAATACTCTTTCCTGCTCTGCATACGACTCACCCCTCTAAGATGAATTTTATCACTCTCCTAATTTCCCTCCAAATCCTTCATGGGGTGAATATGTTGAGGTATGGTGAGTTTGCTTATTCTCGTATCCTGGTTACTTTCCTAATGGAGGTGACCGGCTTTCTCACCTATACATATACTCTCTCCGGTTCATATCTTGTCTTGCTTTTCACTAACTTGAATATTATCCTTATCATTTTCAATCCTATTGCTATCAATGCTTGTGTCTCTTTTAATGGATTTTTTTCTCTTTTCCTCAGTTTTAAATATTTTTCCATTATTTCACGGTTATGTCTTATCACCGTTTTTGCCATCAAGTATATTATTTTCCTCAGTAACGGCCGCCCTCTTTTTGTTATCCGCGTTTTTCCTTTGTGTTCTCCAGAACTTTCTTCGTACAGGTTCAATCCAGCTAATTTCCTTATTTGTTTCCAGCTTTTAAACCTGCTTAACCCTCCTGTCTCTCCTAATATCGTGGCTGTCATTACCGTTCCTATCCCTGGCACACTTTCTATATATTCCCCTTCTTCTGTTTCTTCTATCATTTTTTTCATCTCTTCTTCTAGCTCTTGAATTTGTCTTGTTAATAGCTCTATTTCTTCCAATAGCATCCTTAATTTCATTTTCGCACTTTTTTGCCCTGCTCTTACTCCTACCGATTCTCTCGCTGCTTCGTATATCTTCCGCGCCCTACTTTTCCAGTCTTTCCCCTTTGTCGATTCTTTCAATACACTTTCTATTTCTTCTACTCCAACTCTTAATATCTCTTCCGGAAATGGATAGGTCTTTAATAATTTCATCGAACCTTCCGAAAATATGTTTTTGTATATCTTCTCATACTCAGGAAAGTATTCGTCTATTATAGCTATTACAATATTTTTTGAATTTTTTCTCTTACTTACTAATTGTTCCCTTGTCGTGGTTAATACTTTTAACTCACTATACACATCATTTGATAAATGCATATCGAAATATCTTCCATCTTTGATTAATTTGGCTATTAATCCTGCATCTTTCTTGTCATTTTTACTAGGTGAGTTATCATCAAATTCTTTGCTTTTCTTCACATGATATGGATTTACTCCAACAAGATAATTTACTTGCTCGTTAGATTTCATTTGCCAAGCTAAAACCTTCCAATAATGCCCTGATGGTTCCATGCCTAAGATTACGTTGTTTAACCCTTCCTTTTGCTTAATAATTCTTATTTTTTCCTCTAACATTTTAATACCATCTATGGTATTATTAATCTTGAAAGGGCTAATCAAATCAATTCCACGATAATCAGTCATCCTAACCCAATGATTTCTTTTAGCAACATCAATACCGACAATTAGAGTGTCTTGAGAAATTCTTGAAACTTTTGGATTAACATACTTTTGTTCCATGGTATCGCCTCCTGATTTTAGTGTGATGGGGTAATTATATATTATCAGGAGGCGATACTTTTTTCAAAATCTATTTTTCCTTACAGGAATGCTTTCCTAATCTCATAAACTCTCATTCCCCCTATTATTAACTTACTAAAATCTCTTTTTTCTAAATCACTTCTAATCTCTTTAACGCTCATCTGTGCAAAACCTAAAGAAATTAGAAATGTTAAGATGATCGCTATTGCTAAGCCGATATTAATGATTTTTTTAAGTATAATTTACTCTTTCCTAAAATGAGGCTAAAAATTATACAAATCTTTTTCTTTCCTTAAAATTATATCACATTTTTAATTTTCTTTTCTATATTTCTCCATAAAAATTACAGGTATTATTCTTTTTTCTTTTTCAAATTCATTCCTCAGCTTGCAAGTGAAAAAGTCTCTGTCGTAGCCTGCTTGCTCTACCTTTTTCATGAATTCATCCACTATCTCTTTGAACTCTTTATACTATTCTTCAAGATTAAAAAGCTCAATTATCTCTTTTGCCTTTACTTCCATGATCACCAGTTTTGCTCTCTCTTTCTTTTGTCAAGAGATACTACAAGAACTGACTTTGAAAGTCCAACTACTCTTGAATATATCCTTTCTCCTATTTTTTCCTTTATGTCATTTAGTTTTAAATTTGAAGTGATTATTGTGGCAAGTTTATTTCTGTAGCGATAGTCTAAAAGCTGGACTATCTGCCCTTGTACCCATTCAGTGTATCTTTCTGCTCCAAGAGCATCCACAAGTAAAATTGGTATTCTTGCAATTTCATTTATGGGATATATCTCTATATCTTCGCTTGAGTAAAAATCTCTTATCTTTATGTATAAATTTTGGGACAAATATGGCAAATGCATAATATTCGGGCTTTTGGTTTATTTCGTTTAGTATGGCAAAGGATAAATGGATTTTTCCTGATCCTGCTGATCCATAAAAGTAAATTCCATATCCCTTTTTGTAAAGCTCTTTTTTCAAGTACAGGTTTGCCATATTTATTTCTGGCTCAAGGCTTTCAGCTATTTCAATGTTTGAGAAGTTTTTTTATAGGGAATTTCAATTATGAATTCTTTTAGTCTTTCCTTTGTTCTTATGCAGTAATACATTTTGAAAGGGTCATATGTGGGGTATATCTTCTTTCGACCTTTATTAGGTTTGGCACGATTCCATGAATGATTTTGGTTGCCAATTAAGCGATGGAAGAAATTACGCACTTTTTGATACAGGTACGGCTGTTGGATTTTTACTCGCTCAAGCGACGCAAATGGGTTTAGTTGCACACCCGGTAGCTGGATACGACCCGTTGAAAGTCAAGGAAATTTTAGAAATAGATGGTATAGTTATAACCATAATCGCAGTTGGATACTGGGGAAATTTTGAGATGCTTAACGAAAAACATACTCAAGCTGAACAAAGTGAAAGAAACAGACAGCCTTTAGAAAATATTTTAAAGTTTGAATAATATAAATAATATAAACTCACCCTCCACTCACCCTGCAACTCCGAGCATTTAGTATTTTCCGCCCGAAAGGGCGGTTTTTTATTCTTTCAATCTCTATAGACGGTAACAAGATAAAATTCTCGACCGGACCATCTGACTATCGCTGACAATTTTCCATTTGTTATCCTTATGTTTCCATTCTTTTGAAAGATTACCTGTGAATCTTTTGACTCTAAAAGCTCTTTTAGCTCCTCAAAGTTTATTTGCCTTTCTAACATTCTTTCAAACGAATGTGGTGTTAAAAGCAAATCTTTGTCTAGTAATTCTATATGTATAATCAATTCAGTAGACCTCCTTAAAAAAGTCTTTCGTTTCTTCTGTTTTGTTGTGATATAATTATAAAGATATTATTCATTGATGCTTATTTGGGAGGATAAGAATGAGAACAAAGGAACAATTCTTTAAATTTATTTCGATCATTAGATTCTCTTTTATATATTATTTTATAGCATTTTTAGCATTTTTGCTTTTAGTTATAATTATGAGATATTCGATATCAGTCCAAGGTTACAAGATTCAAGATTGGACAATGATACGTGAGAACAATGTTGGTAGTATAGAAATTAAGCAAATAAAAGTTCCGTATTACGAGATATTAAGAAAGCCAACAACAGCAATATTTTTCTCGAAACTTGAAAAAAATTATTTTGGTGATAAGGTTTATTATCTTTATTTACCACAGGTTGATGGAAGTTATTTGGCGGTTTACTCAAATAACAGGTTAATTGGAAGTTATGGGTTTTCTGAGAGTCGTAATGGGCATTTTTGGTACCAACCTTTTCTTTTTCAAATCCCGTTAGATACAAGTGAGATAGCAATAGAGATTTCCGGCGTCTATGAAATAGGTATAGACTTTGTACCTACTATTATACCTGAGAATGAGAAGTATAAATATTTGATTTCATACTTAATGACAAATATACTTTTATTGACAAGTATTGGACTTGCTATGACATTATCTATCATATTGTACCTTATCTCCCGCAGCCTTTTGAAAGAGAAAAAAAGTGCATACCTTCATTTATCAATGTCAAGTTTGCTAGGAGCAATTTGGATGCTTGATCTTCTTCCAATACCAACTACGGGAAGTTATACGATAATACTTATACTTAGAAAGATATTTGTTTCATCTGCTTATTTGGCTTTCGCTGCTTTGATTTACGGAATTTTTAAGCTATTTAGTGGAAAGATATCCATTGGTGCAAAGATATTCATTTTTATTAATTTCCTATCGGCAGCAATATTGTTGTTGTCTCCAAGTCATTATTTTTTAAAAACGTTTACAAATAACATCGCTGTTATGTTGTTTTTAAATGCAATATATCTAGTTATAGTAATTTTCAAAACATATTCACCTGCACAAATTGCTTTTTCATTTTTCTTTGCTTTAACAGTTATCCATGATGGTTTTGTAATGTTTCTTTCAAGAAATCAAAAATTACTGTCTATGTATGGCATCATAGCTCTATTCGGTGGTTTTGCGTACAGTCTTGTTAACGAGTACAGAGATATGGTTGTTGGTATTTCTTTAGCACATATGAAAAGTATTACAGATAGTCTGACAGGTGCGTATACAAGGGGCGCACTTTCGGAGATTAAAATTTCTGAAAACGATGCTCTGGCCTATATAGATTTAAATAGATTCAAACAGATTAACGATAATT includes:
- a CDS encoding transposase, with the translated sequence MQSRKEYSPEFKLTVVKEYLNGDKSQAQICEKYSISPSIFFRWLKNYKESGYDDSVFNVSRGRPGSIISDYSKIPPFIFESAGVRRDDSTNPNDTIALKRKLEYYEKILLEKEVQLRIALDQIELLKKTNSKKENQQK
- a CDS encoding IS110 family transposase, with the protein product MEQKYVNPKVSRISQDTLIVGIDVAKRNHWVRMTDYRGIDLISPFKINNTIDGIKMLEEKIRIIKQKEGLNNVILGMEPSGHYWKVLAWQMKSNEQVNYLVGVNPYHVKKSKEFDDNSPSKNDKKDAGLIAKLIKDGRYFDMHLSNDVYSELKVLTTTREQLVSKRKNSKNIVIAIIDEYFPEYEKIYKNIFSEGSMKLLKTYPFPEEILRVGVEEIESVLKESTKGKDWKSRARKIYEAARESVGVRAGQKSAKMKLRMLLEEIELLTRQIQELEEEMKKMIEETEEGEYIESVPGIGTVMTATILGETGGLSRFKSWKQIRKLAGLNLYEESSGEHKGKTRITKRGRPLLRKIIYLMAKTVIRHNREIMEKYLKLRKREKNPLKETQALIAIGLKMIRIIFKLVKSKTRYEPERVYV
- a CDS encoding nitroreductase family protein, whose amino-acid sequence is MNDFGCQLSDGRNYALFDTGTAVGFLLAQATQMGLVAHPVAGYDPLKVKEILEIDGIVITIIAVGYWGNFEMLNEKHTQAEQSERNRQPLENILKFE
- a CDS encoding DUF4258 domain-containing protein, with product MIIHIELLDKDLLLTPHSFERMLERQINFEELKELLESKDSQVIFQKNGNIRITNGKLSAIVRWSGREFYLVTVYRD
- a CDS encoding GGDEF domain-containing protein, with amino-acid sequence MRTKEQFFKFISIIRFSFIYYFIAFLAFLLLVIIMRYSISVQGYKIQDWTMIRENNVGSIEIKQIKVPYYEILRKPTTAIFFSKLEKNYFGDKVYYLYLPQVDGSYLAVYSNNRLIGSYGFSESRNGHFWYQPFLFQIPLDTSEIAIEISGVYEIGIDFVPTIIPENEKYKYLISYLMTNILLLTSIGLAMTLSIILYLISRSLLKEKKSAYLHLSMSSLLGAIWMLDLLPIPTTGSYTIILILRKIFVSSAYLAFAALIYGIFKLFSGKISIGAKIFIFINFLSAAILLLSPSHYFLKTFTNNIAVMLFLNAIYLVIVIFKTYSPAQIAFSFFFALTVIHDGFVMFLSRNQKLLSMYGIIALFGGFAYSLVNEYRDMVVGISLAHMKSITDSLTGAYTRGALSEIKISENDALAYIDLNRFKQINDNYGHDVGDQILKLLVNTLRSVIRKSDSIVRMGGDEFLVVLKDCPVEKAKEIMDNAKEKFNSSHKLKPDFSYGVVSGSSNLQEALFKADKLMYEMKDNFYKKIENKDI